A genomic segment from Hippoglossus stenolepis isolate QCI-W04-F060 chromosome 3, HSTE1.2, whole genome shotgun sequence encodes:
- the frs3 gene encoding fibroblast growth factor receptor substrate 2: MGSCWSCLYRDPIRDNHLTKFKVTNVDDEGNELGSGIMELTQTELILHTRKRDAIRWPYLCLRRYGYDSNLFSFESGRRCQTGQGIFAFKCSRAEEIFNLLQELMQCNSINVVEESMMMSRSGHTPEMEMSRTPQTPNTPAFPVQAFPNGYPGYPIRGDSSQPSLADDHGHSLMGLDDQTHTYVNTVSMEGDLSMRHCVHSLPEVRPSTFTETARGAMPIGGQGNPQSNLRCCPLEEHKDPQVFLQPSSQEVKFMLGPTPAQRHLLERERERERERHGHNPHNLQPVEGATGSETEGDEPTMHLCNSHSYHHFHHHAHRHPGHKHPDSCQSVELTYENINGLRSGRKQRLSPSSVSQSVGSSSSSSTGDSHSHSLLHPHPHGPSSLPPQGYACERGIVGGHRRTALLNYENLPSLPPVWEYSALQRDDEQEEDDDEQDDEEYEEEEEDFDEYEFSEGPGTPNGYHQDGRIHRDALQNYVNTEQVQPPRLPHACPPHPRPCQTDRGGIFSFDFGRRSRSGVGGCEHGHMPPSRQLNYIQVDLEGEAPCQALGGGGAQPQPQPQHQRLPPIKCGAQAPRRSECYAVIDLKKTAAMSNLQKALPRDDGTSRKTRHNSTDLPL; the protein is encoded by the exons ATGGGGAGCTGTTGGAGTTGTCTGTACAGAGACCCCATCCGAGACAACCATCTCACCAAATTCAAG GTCACCAATGTGGATGATGAGGGCAACGAGCTGGGCTCTGGCATCATGGAGCTCACGCAGACCGAGCTCATTCTTCACACACGCAAGAGAGACGCCATCCGGTGGCCGTATCTCTGCCTGCGACGCTACGGCTACGACTCCAACCTCTTCTCTTTTGAGAGTGGTCGCCGCTGTCAGACTGGGCAGG GAATCTTTGCATTCAAGTGTTCCCGGGCAGAGGAGATCTTCAACTTGCTCCAGGAGCTGATGCAATGTAACAGCATCAACGTGGTGGAAGAGTCGATGATGATGAGTCGCAGTGGTCACACACCGGAGATGGAAATGTCTCGCACGCCACAGACTCCCAACA CTCCAGCATTCCCTGTTCAGGCTTTCCCCAATGGATACCCTGGCTATCCAATCAGAGGCGACTCCTCCCAACCCTCTCTTGCTGATGATCATGGACATAGTCTCATGGGTTTGGACGACCAG ACCCACACCTATGTAAACACTGTTAGCATGGAGGGGGATCTCTCCATGCGTCACTGTGTGCACTCCCTACCTGAGGTGCGGCCCAGCACTTTCACCGAAACAGCACGGGGAGCCATGCCCATCGGGGGACAAGGAAACCCGCAGTCCAACCTGCGGTGCTGTCCCCTGGAGGAGCATAAAGATCCTCAGGTGTTTTTACAGCCGTCCTCACAGGAGGTCAAATTCATGCTGGGCCCCACTCCGGCACAGCGccatctgctggagagagagagggagagagagcgggagaggcATGGGCACAATCCTCACAACCTTCAGCCAGTAGAGGGTGCAACAGGctcagagacagagggagatgagCCCACTATGCACCTGTGCAACTCTCACTCCTATCACCATTTCCATCACCATGCGCACCGCCACCCGGGTCACAAGCACCCCGACAGCTGCCAGAGTGTTGAGCTCACCTACGAGAACATCAACGGCCTGAGGAGCGGCCGGAAGCAGCGGCTGAGCCCCAGCAGCGTGTCGCAGTCTGTGggttccagcagcagcagcagtaccGGGGACAGTCACTCCCACTCCCTCCTGCACCCACACCCTCACGGCCCGTCGTCTCTCCCCCCGCAGGGCTACGCCTGTGAGAGGGGCATCGTTGGGGGACACCGTCGGACAGCTTTGCTGAACTACGAGAACCTGCCCTCCCTGCCCCCGGTGTGGGAGTACAGCGCTCTACAGCGTGATGACgagcaggaagaggatgatgacGAGCAGGATGATGAGGAAtacgaggaggaagaagaggactTTGATGAGTACGAGTTCTCAGAAGGCCCTGGGACACCCAACGGGTACCACCAGGATGGTCGCATCCACAGAGACGCCCTGCAGAACTATGTCAACACAGAGCAGGTCCAGCCTCCCCGGCTCCCACATGCCTGTCCCCCGCATCCCCGGCcatgtcagacagacagagggggaaTATTTAGCTTTGATTTCGGCAGACGATCGAGGTCAGGGGTCGGAGGCTGTGAGCACGGCCACATGCCTCCATCGCGGCAGCTGAATTACATCCAGGTGGACCTAGAGGGAGAAGCTCCCTGCCAAGCCCTCGGCGGCGGGGGTGcccagccccagccccagccACAGCACCAGCGCCTGCCACCCATAAAATGTGGCGCACAGGCACCCCGGCGCAGCGAATGCTACGCAGTCATTGACCTAAAGAAGACCGCTGCCATGTCCAACCTGCAGAAAGCTCTGCCCAGGGATGATGGGACTTCCAGAAAGACTCGCCACAACAGCACAGACCTGCCTCTGTAA
- the tspo gene encoding translocator protein gives MWLPMIGMTGLPHLGGLYGGFITRKEVKTWYPTLQKPSWRPPNAAFPIVWTCLYTGMGYGSYLVWKELGGFTEDALVPLGLYGLQLALNWAWTPIFFGAHKIKLALMEIVLLTGTVGATMVSWYPISRTATLLMAPYLTWLCIATSLNYCIWRDNREEKEE, from the exons ATGTGGCTGCCTATGATTGGAATGACCGGCCTGCCCCACCTGGGAGGGCTCTACGGTGGCTTCATCACACGCAAAGAGGTGAAGACCTGGTACCCAACCCTGCAGAAACCATCATGGCGCCCGCCGAACGCTGCATTCCCTATAGTCTGGACTTGTCTGTACACGGGCATGGG GTATGGCTCCTACCTGGTGTGGAAGGAGCTGGGAGGTTTCACTGAGGATGCACTGGTTCCACTGGGACTATATGGGCTACAACTAGCTCTGAACTGGGCCTGGACTCCTATTTTCTTTGGTGCACACAAGATAAAACTG GCCCTCATGGAGATTGTGCTCCTCACTGGGACTGTCGGAGCCACCATGGTGTCTTGGTATCCCATCAGCCGCACCGCCACTCTGCTCATGGCGCCCTACCTGACCTGGCTGTGCATCGCTACCTCTCTCAACTACTGCATATGGAGAGACAACCGTGAGGAAAAGGAGGAGTAG
- the LOC118104755 gene encoding ubiquinol-cytochrome-c reductase complex assembly factor 2, translating to MSATRYRRFLKLCEEWPRDETKKGRDLGTFLRQRVASAFREGENTQITDPEKCDQMYESLAQINGNVYRQRFPRVRDTSFTGVTVEECKVLLSGSMQQTDEEKKGLWKTLMERFSSKSPEDGPEKSAEK from the exons atgtctgccaCCCGATACCGTCGGTTCCTGAAACTGTGTGAAGAGTGGCCGCGGGATGAGACCAAGAAGGGCCGCGACCTGGGGACGTTTCTGCGGCAGAGAGTAGCCTCCGCCTTCCGGGagggtgaaaacacacag ATCACAGATCCAGAGAAATGTGACCAGATGTATGAAAGTTTGGCCCAAATTAACGGCAACGTGTACAGACAGCGA TTTCCTCGTGTAAGAGACACAAGCTTTACCGGTGTGACGGTGGAAGAGTGTAAAGTTCTTCTGTCAG ggagtATGCAACAGACGGACGAAGAAAAAAAGGGTCTTTGGAAGACGTTAATGGAGAGATTCTCCTCCAAATCACCAGAAGATGGTCCAGAGAAATCTGCAGAAAAATAA
- the tomm6 gene encoding mitochondrial import receptor subunit TOM6 homolog — MTGPDGKKSSASSVADWVRTACRFATDRTDFRRNLLVNVGLFAAGVWVARNLSDFDLMSSQPVT; from the exons ATGACTGGTCCGGACGGTAAAAAGAGCTCTGCCTCTAGTGTGGCGGACTGGGTCCGCACAGCCTGTCGGTTCGCCACAGACAGAACCGACTTCAGGAG GAATCTTCTGGTCAACGTGGGTCTGTTTGCAGCAGGTGTCTGGGTCGCAAGAAACCTCTCCGATTTTGACCTGATGTCTTCGCAGCCTGTGAcataa
- the c3h1orf74 gene encoding UPF0739 protein C1orf74 homolog: MSTQELFVAAARKHLCVGRKSLSAPRSLDLATQVLAVDLGLKPALLFDSNGSSSEQVQQYLSSLQSSQLVSKSLLTLDLNGHALIVNPITVRSNLELVLCGSGAALIDVCHSLEKPAIADQFREELKSMIQDLLPQLRECEQLEEAQKPLCVGEKCEEWNLCTVFGLLLGYPVAYWFDQTHSFENCLSMTPLMVTTAAATWQTGSAHHTCCLYSFSVPDVLLKETQSHLDDWRRRLQERFQQQHVLKDLSVCQTTVTLPSVCL, encoded by the coding sequence ATGTCCACTCAGGAGTTGTTTGTCGCTGCCGCTCGTAAACATCTGTGTGTTGGCAGAaagtctctctctgctcctcggAGTCTGGACCTGGCCACTCAGGTCCTGGCTGTTGATTTGGGTTTGAAACCTGCGCTGCTGTTTGACAGTAACGGCTCCAGCTCAGAGCAGGTGCAGCAGTATTTGAGCTCTCTGCAGTCTTCCCAGCTTGTGTCTAAATCCCTTCTTACATTGGATTTAAATGGACACGCTCTAATTGTTAACCCAATTACAGTCAGATCGAATCTAGAACTGGTGCTCTGTGGTAGCGGCGCGGCTTTGATAGACGTCTGCCACTCTCTTGAGAAGCCTGCCATCGCCGACCAGTtcagagaagagctgaagagCATGATACAAGATTTACTGCCTCAGCTGAGAGAGTGTGAACAACTCGAGGAGGCTCAGAAACCACTTTGTGTCGGAGAGAAATGTGAAGAGTGGAACCTGTGCACAGTCTTTGGTCTTCTATTGGGTTACCCTGTAGCCTACTGGTTCGATCAGACCCACAGCTTTGAGAACTGTCTGTCCATGACGCCCCTGATGGTGACTACGGCTGCAGCAACATGGCAGACGGGCTCCGCACATCACACGTGTTGTCTCTACTCTTTCAGCGTCCCAGATGTTCTTCTCAAAGAGACGCAGTCCCACCTGGACGACTGGAGGCGTCGTTTACAAGAGAGATTTCAGCAGCAACATGTCCTGAAGGATCTTAGTGTTTGTCAAACCACAGTAACTCtgccctctgtctgtctgtga
- the sirt4 gene encoding NAD-dependent protein lipoamidase sirtuin-4, mitochondrial — MRLPWRTLRLHRAPVRRASSVPAGLVNFVPACSTTDAHSRDLLQDFVSRAGRLFVITGAGLSTESGIPDYRSEGVGLYARTSRRPMEHAEFVRSAKSRQRYWARNFVGWPQFSSHLPNSAHRVLQRWEERGKLHWLVTQNVDALHSKVGQKRLTELHGCTHRVMCLGCGAISAREELQRRFISLNPDWGAQAGASAPDGDVFLEDEQVLNFRVPSCDECGGILKPEVTFFGDSVKKGTVQFVHDRLAESDAVLVVGSSLQVYSGYRFLLAASDRKIPVAILNIGATRADHLAELKVRGRCGEVLTVIQPH, encoded by the exons ATGAGACTGCCGTGGAGGACCCTCAGGTTACACCGAGCACCTGTGAGGAGAGCGTCCTCAGTCCCTGCAGGTTTGGTGAACTTCGTCCCCGCCTGCAGCACCACTGACGCCCACTCCCgggacctgctgcaggactttGTGTCTCGAGCCGGTCGCCTGTTCGTCATCACCGGAGCAGGCCTCTCCACAGAGTCGGGCATCCCTGACTATCGCTCGGAGGGTGTTGGACTGTACGCCCGCACGAGTAGACGACCCATGGAGCATGCAGAGTTTGTCCGCAGCGCAAAGTCACGACAGCGCTACTGGGCCAGGAACTTTGTCGGGTGGCCGCAGTTCTCCTCCCATCTGCCCAACTCTGCTCACAGGGTTCTGCAGcggtgggaggagagggggaagcTGCACTGGCTGGTCACACAAAACGTGGACGCTCTTCACTCAAAGGTCGGACAGAAAAGACTGACTGAGCTCCATGGCTGCACCCACAG GGTGATGTGCCTCGGCTGTGGTGCCATCTCAGCGAGGGAGGAGCTCCAGAGACGGTTCATATCATTAAACCCAGACTGGGGAGCCCAGGCAGGCGCCTCGGCTCCGGACGGGGACGTCTTCCTGGAGGACGAGCAGGTCCTAAATTTCCGGGTTCCCTCCTGCGACGAGTGTGGAGGAATACTGAAGCCTGAGGTCACGTTTTTTGGAGACTCTGTGAAAAAGGGGACAGTACAGTTTGTACACGACAGGCTGGCAGAGTCGGACGCGGTGCTAGTGGTGGGGTCCTCCTTACAG GTATACTCAGGATACAGGTTCTTACTGGCAGCAAGTGACAGGAAAATACCGGTCGCCATCCTGAACATTGGAGCCACGAGAGCCGACCACCTGGCTGAGCTGAAAGTGAGGGGCCGCTGTGGTGAAGTGCTGACGGTCATTCAGCCCCACTGA
- the sxph gene encoding saxiphilin-like, which produces MRGLLLFYMFVCCIMAKKMRWCTVSDPEQRKCAELAKALVAVLPPAVVAAFARLSCIRASSTSDCIERIRANRADVVTLDAGEVYSAVKQFGLVAIAKEIYSDGGCILSVAVVTNSSLDIRSLQGLRSCHSGIRWTAGWSLPLGFLLSRNYLSWSKEQPLSQDVSTFFSASCVPGAAAMAPRLCALCQGQKSYIRQKNYRCETSHSEPFYNSQGALRCLRRGAGDVAFVDNLALESIEESDEFRLLCPDGTQAPLSHYRTCNLGRGPGGGIVTRSNFRKVARKFLVTVQMLFGRRGRERQRFQLFNSSAFGENDLLFKDMTNKLFVLPDDMDVSQVLGLDYVALLKGLGHEGSSLEDSVVRWCCISHAEQKKCEQWALSIKSDPLVCVRAVSMRDCIEKIKRDEVDAASLDATHSFIAGKCGLIPVVTEYYGSKCVLTGGLTHLETDASSVLPSVVGVAVARRSNRNVFIGNLGGRRSCQGHMYSPAGWMLPYRHTLSLEHNSSSCDPNQVYNDVFWKGCLPGSQGNLCKVCMGGSGEAATRRCADNHNERYYGNMGALRCLVGDPSGKSYGDVAFLEQHNLQDNILSLSSSGWAEGLTSSDFELLCDDGRRAPLSEWESCNLGVIPPNTVMTRPVLTARVYDFLMKSQETLSAKPNAEFQLFESHPYGESDLLFKDSTQCFVHTSHMDYRSILGEEFYSHAESVFNCTHSDILEFCNQDVCSIF; this is translated from the exons atgcGAGGACTTTTACTCTTTTACATGTTTGTCTGCTGTATCATGG CAAAGAAGATGCGGTGGTGCACGGTGTCCGATCCTGAGCAGAGGAAGTGTGCAGAACTGGCCAAAGCTCTGGTGGCGGTGCTGCCTCCAGCTGTTGTGGCAGCTTTTGCAAGACTCTCATGCATACGAGCGTCCAGCACATCTGACTGCATCGAGAGGATCAGG GCAAACCGTGCTGATGTAGTGACATTAGACGCAGGGGaggtttattctgctgtgaagcAGTTCGGCCTCGTTGCCATCGCCAAGGAAATATACAGTGATG GAGGCTGCATTCTGTCTGTGGCTGTGGTGACAAACAGCAGCTTGGACATCCGATCCCTGCAGGGCCTCAGGAGTTGTCACAGTGGCATACGATGGACAGCCGGCTGGAGTCTTCCTCTCGGCTTCCTGCTGTCCAGAAACTACCTGAGCTGGTCGAAGGAGCAGCCGCTCAGTCAAG ACGTCAGCACGTTCTTCAGTGCCAGCTGTGtccctggagctgctgccatgGCTCCTCGTCTGTGTGCTCTGTGCCAAGGCCAGAAATCCTACATTCGCCAGAAGAATTACCGCTGTGAAACATCCCATAGTGAGCCCTTCTACAACAGCCAGGGGGCCCTCAG ATGTCTGAGGAGAGGTGCAGGGGATGTTGCATTCGTGGACAATTTAGCCCTCGAAAGCATTGAAG aGAGTGATGAGTTCAGGTTACTGTGTCCTGACGGCACACAGGCTCCTCTCAGCCACTACAGAACCTGTAACCTGGGACGTGGTCCGGGCGGAGGCATCGTCACCAGATCCAACTTTCGCAAGGTTGCTCGCAAATTTCTTGTGACAgtgcag ATGCTGTTTGGTCgtcgagggagagagagacagcgctTCCAGCTCTTCAACTCTTCTGCTTTCGGGGAGAACGACCTCCTCTTCAAAGacatgacaaataaattatttgtcCTTCCAGACGACATGGACGTCAGTCAGGTGCTGGGGCTGGATTATGTGGCTCTGCTCAAAGGCCTCGGACATGAAG GCAGCTCACTGGAGGACAGTGTGGTGCGATGGTGCTGCATCAGCCACGCAGAGCAGAAGAAGTGTGAACAGTGGGCTCTCAGTATCAAATCAGACCCTCTGGTGTGTGTCAGAGCCGTTTCAATGAGGGACTGTATCGAGAAGATCAAG AGGGACGAGGTGGACGCTGCCTCGCTGGATGCAACACACTCCTTCATCGCCGGGAAATGTGGTCTCATCCCTGTAGTGACAGAATATTATG GAAGTAAATGTGTGCTCACTGGGGGATTAACTCACCTAGAGACAGATG CGTCCTCAGTGCTGCCCTCAGTGGTGGGTGTCGCAGTTGCGAGGCGCTCCAACAGGAACGTCTTCATCGGGAACCTTGGAGGGCGTCGCTCCTGTCAGGGCCACATGTACAGCCCCGCAGGCTGGATGCTGCCCTACAGACACACGTTGAGTCTGGAGCACAACAGCAGCTCCTGTGATCCAAACCAAG TTTACAATGACGTGTTCTGGAAAGGCTGCCTTCCTGGCTCTCAGGGGAATCTGTGTAAAGTGTGTATGGGAGGCAGCGGGGAGGCTGCAACCAGACGCTGCGCTGACAACCACAATGAGCGTTACTATGGCAACATGGGGGCTTTAAG GTGCCTGGTCGGAGATCCCAGTGGAAAAAGCTACGGCGATGTGGCCTTTTTAGAGCAGCACAACCTTCAAGATAACATCCTCA GTTTGAGCTCCAGTGGCTGGGCGGAGGGTTTGACGTCATCAGACTTCGAGTTGCTGTGTGATGACGGCCGTCGGGCCCCGCTGTCGGAGTGGGAGAGCTGCAACCTCGGGGTCATCCCACCGAACACTGTCATGACACGGCCGGTGCTCACGGCGCGAGTGTACGACTTCCTCATGAAGTCACAG GAAACTTTGTCAGCCAAACCAAACGCAGAGTTCCAGCTCTTTGAGTCTCATCCGTACGGAGAGAGTGACCTGCTGTTCAAAGATTCAACGCAGTGTTTCGTCCACACGAGTCACATGGATTACCGTTCCATCCTCGGAGAGGAGTTTTACTCCCATGCAGAATCCGTCTTCAACTGCACACACTCTG ATATCCTGGAGTTTTGCAATCAGGACGTGTGCAGCATATTCTAA
- the sfi1 gene encoding protein SFI1 homolog gives MMQSRRTDTGPGCVRSGGETKAVRRAHCRKIPYRVGYNWNRGGRLKELRIRHLARKFLHMWMEKTFGRVPPHKARSHYDSVVLRRAVEGWRDEWWTSRREWSLTTRAQCHYRYYLCNLAFHRWQTYISLQREKKSKLKNAESYADRQRIRLVWERWEVFVEMRRMKKRMIQSAVEHNRLAALHSAWSLWRTRLQRLRDLYTLEEQTVKQQALALKKRAWLQWTEMHVAFRCQKEKESRASLHFILKLKRNTLHQWTSYVSCCQTRRTSQAAAQRACYLRLARTCLSHWRKALHRRWSEEVQLQAAGQLATQSSQRRALQRWRTYVTLCRDEAEMNQTAIQHHQHHLLSAGLQGLFLNVTWNQTHRLNNNMAVQHHHQTMLRKFWRLWQDRLEEAEDKSFQPLTEKAATIYSMSVLSSCFRDWREKLAEQRHMQELEHQADVWFAGRMLPECFTSWVEFTLQRRLHKHRKHKVEVFNQQRQFTWVFYTWWGRSEKHKEQMLSERMAILHEEQYHMQRAFACWRQRTEQRLSEEEKQEASEHLYLQRLLHKTVTQWKEYSSEIRDRRSREHQACHQGDLCRLKWALEKWKKFVHIKRGKKSKLEEMQRFNETKLLKHTFVAWRTHNLQMSHVYDQAEELHRKKTQNFLRMVLSVWRENAGLQAESRHLEQRAQNHSQHFLLSKVFLAWREATTLAVIKHHQQGEAVSRAQRAINQVFLLRSFTQWRKRTREARKERMCMEKARWHHDSTLLSKALKHWNKHQDQNRKNKVMKRQGILLLRLKMYQAYYEQWKTKLQHRRREAKQTEKALWHWSLTLQSKVLYGWRLLVTEQRREQEQAASAARVYRDQLLREGVTCILTYAAHMNDLTTSLTQHSQEQRSRHLQRVVRRCAMRWKQRALCKPQREKAVIEQPRKKSVTFCLTTHGPERVSASDSVEQEAEDVELSKLLATNITRRQPRRCREQFESPVSVLPHTGFQKNQTAVLTGLHPADALVSSTHPSPKTEGSEDLLLPPSAFMNTGSQTTLGKSRWTGDIPCVSFHQLVSPFKHYSRYPETESLDVEDARTDPTSFLTRELLSIQLNMKSFQRDRKQLRSWQKLREVLQSWLQTSGEDDQMEKDSVCLELKELDERIDRLSSQLTNRKPKMLLHAERIQRLETALHTSGVSALSRKTREMETVYNVTGNRTGPHTLPE, from the exons ATGATGCAGAGTAGACGGACGGACACAGGACCGGGCTGTGTCAGATCAGGAGGGGAAACAAAAGCAGTCCGCAGAGCTCACTGCAGAAAGATTCCGTACAGAGTCGGATACAACTGGAACAGAGGTGGAAGACTCAAGGAGCTGAGGATCAG GCACCTGGCCAGAAAGTTCCTGCACATGTGGATGGAGAAAACCTTTGGTCGAGTTCCACCCCACAAAGCCAG GTCTCACTATGACAGTGTGGTGCTGAGACGAGCCGTAGAAGGATGGAGAGACGAGTGGTGGACGTCCAGGAGAGAGTGGAGTCTGACAACAAGGGCCCAGTGTCACTACAG gtATTATCTGTGTAACTTGGCGTTCCATCGCTGGCAAACATATATCTCCCTGCAGAGGGAAAAGAAGAGCAAACTGAAAAACGCTGAATCATACG CTGACAGGCAACGGATACGTCTGGTCTGGGAGCGGTGGGAGGTTTTCGTAGAGATGAGAcggatgaagaagaggatgatACAATCAGCTGTTGAGCATAACAGACTCGCAGCTCTGCA TTCTGCATGGAGCTTATGGCGGACCAGGCTGCAGCGGCTTCGAGACCTTTACACTTTGGAGGAGCAAACTGTCAAACAGCAGGCGCTGGCTTTAAAGAAGAGG GCTTGGCTTCAGTGGACAGAAATGCACGTAGCTTTTCGTtgtcagaaagagaaagaatccagagcttcacttcacttcatccTCAAACTGAAGAGAAACACACTGCATCAGTGGACGAGTTATGTGTCCTGCTGCCAAACCAGAAGAACGTCGCAAG CCGCAGCTCAGCGGGCCTGTTACCTCCGCCTGGCGAGGACGTGCTTGAGTCATTGGAGGAAGGCGTTGCATCGCAGGTGGAGTGAGGAGGTGCAATTACAAGCTGCAGGGCAGTTAGCCACACAGAGCAGCCAACGCAGAGCACTGCAGCGATGGAGAACTT ATGTGACGCTCTGCAGAGACGAAGCTGAAATGAACCAGACGGCGATTCAACACCACCAGCATCATCTGTTG AGCGCTGGACTGCAGGGACTTTTTCTCAACGTCACCTGGAACCAAACACATCGCTTGAACAACAACATGGCTGTCCAGCATCATCATCAAACc ATGCTGAGGAAGTTTTGGAGGCTGTGGCAGGATCGACTGGAGGAGGCTGAAGACAAGAGTTTTCAACCTCTAACAGAAAAGGCAGCGACCATCTACAG CATGTCCGTGCTGAGTAGCTGTTTTCGCGACTGGAGGGAGAAACTTGCTGAACAGAGACACATgcag GAACTGGAGCATCAGGCAGACGTTTGGTTTGCAGGGCGTATGCTGCCTGAGTGTTTCACCTCATGGGTTGAATTCACTCTTCAGAGGAGActccacaaacacaggaaacacaaggtTGAAGTTTTTAACCA gcaGCGTCAGTTCACTTGGGTGTTTTACACCTGGTGGGGACGATCAGAGAAGCACAAGGAGCAGATGCTGTCTGAGCGAATG GCAATTCTCCACGAGGAGCAATACCACATGCAGAGAGCCTTTGCTTGCTGGAGGCAAAGGACAGAGCAGcggctcagtgaggaggagaaacaggaagctTCCGAGCATCTGTACCTGCAGCGACTTCTCCACAAGACGGTGACGCAGTGGAAGGAATACAGCTCTGAGATACGAGACAG GAGAAGCCGAGAACATCAGGCCTGTCATCAGGGGGACCTGTGTCGCTTGAAATGGGCTCtggagaaatggaaaaag TTTGTCCACAtcaagagagggaaaaaaagcaaactggAGGAGATGCAGCGTTTCAATGAAACTAAACTTCTCAAACACACCTTTGTGGCCTGGAGG acacacaatctgCAAATGTCACATGTCTACGATCAGGCAGAGGAActtcacagaaagaaaaccCAGAACTTTCTCAG AATGGTTCTGTCAGTGTGGAGGGAGAACGCAGGGCTGCAGGCAGAGAGTCGACACCTGGAGCAACGAGCACAGAATCACTCTCAGCACTTTCTCCTGTCTAAG GTGTTTCTTGCATGGAGAGAAGCAACAACACTTGCAGTGATAAAGCACCACCAGCAGGGGGAGGCAGTTAGCAGGGCTCAGAGAGCCATAAACCAAG tgtttctgctgcggTCGTTCACTCAGTGGAGGAAACGAACCAGAGAGGCTCGCAAGGAGAGGATGTGTATGGAGAAAGCCAGATGGCATCATGACTCCACACTCCTCTCTAAAGCACTGAAACATTGGAATAAGCATCAGGACCAAAACCGGAAAAATAAG GTGATGAAGCGACAAGGAATCTTGTTGCTGAGATTGAAGATGTACCAGGCCTACTATGAACAATGGAAAACAAAG ctgcagcacagacgaAGAGAAGCTAAGCAGACGGAGAAAGCGCTCTGGCACTGGTCTCTCACTCTTCAGTCCAAG GTGCTGTATGGATGGAGGctgttggtcactgagcagcGCCGGGAGCAGGAGCAGGCAGCCTCAGCTGCACGGGTCTACAGAGACCAGCTGCTGAGGGAGGGCGTCACGTGCATCCTCACATATGCTGCTCACATGAACGACCTCACGACGAGCCTCACGCAGCACAGCCAAGAACAA AGATCGCGGCATCTCCAGAGAGTGGTCAGACGTTGTGCTATGCGGTGGAAGCAGCGGGCGCTTTGTAAACCTCAAAGAGAAAAAGCAGTTATAGAGCAACCTCGGAAAAAGAGCGTGACCTTCTGTTTGACGACACATGGACCAGAGAGAGTTTCCGCGTCTGACTCAGTGGAGCAGGAAGCTGAAGACGTAGAGCTCAGCAAGCT gctTGCTACAAACATAACTCGACGACAACCCCGTCGCTGCAGAGAACAGTTTGAGTCTCCAGTCTCAGTCTTGCCACATACAGG TTTTCAGAAAAACCAGACGGCGGTGTTGACCGGCCTCCATCCTGCTGATGCCCTGGTTAGCTCCACACATCCGAGCCCGAAGACGGAAGGAAGCGAAGACCTTCTTTTGCCTCCTTCTGCTTTCATGAACACTGGGTCTCAAACTACG tTGGGAAAAAGCAGATGGACTGGAGACATCCcctgtgtttcttttcatcagTTGGTTTCTCCCTTCAAACATTACTCCAGGTATCCAG AAACTGAGAGTCTTGATGTAGAAGATGCAAGAACTGATCCAACGTCATTTCTGACGAGAGAACTGCTCAGCATTCAGCTCAACATGAAGAGTTTCCAACGGGACAGGAAACAGCTCAG gtcATGGCAGAAACTGAGAGAGGTGTTGCAGAGTTGGCTGCAGACCAGTGGAGAGGATGACCAAATGGAAAAAGATTCTGTTTGTCTGGAGTTGAAGGAG CTGGACGAGCGCATCGACAGACTCTCCTCCCAACTGACCAATCGGAAGCCAAAGATGCTGCTGCACGCAGAGAGGATCCAGCGTTTAGAGACTGCCCTCCACACGTCGGGGGTGTCTGCTCTCAGTCGGAAAACAAGAGAGATGGAAACTGTTTACAACGTGACTGGAAACAGAACCGGTCCTCACACACTCCCAGAGTGA